In Lysobacter firmicutimachus, one genomic interval encodes:
- a CDS encoding SPFH and helix-turn-helix domain-containing protein, with protein sequence MSILGFIKGELLEIIEWTDDSRDTLSYRFPDDDKEIKNGAQLIVRESQQVQFVAAGQYADLFGPGKHTLKTENIPILSTILGWKYGFNSPFKCDVYYLNTRLFTGNKWGTSNPVMMRDADFGVVRLRAFGTYDFRIVDPPKFLKEVAGTDQNFRLDEFADTMRSRIVSVFTDALATAKVPALDVASRYGELGEALLPLINPAMTAKYGIEITGFVLENVSVPPEVEKAIDARSSMSAVGNLNDYVKFQMGSAMGQGGDAAAAAAVPAQMAVGFGIAQEMMRSMQNAQPAAPAAGAAAAAGAGALEVLTPEQAAATLGVSVEDVMAAIAVGDLKARKIGSATRIAKSALEEFLRG encoded by the coding sequence ATGAGCATTCTGGGTTTCATCAAGGGCGAGCTGCTGGAAATCATCGAGTGGACCGATGACTCGCGCGACACCCTGTCGTACCGCTTTCCCGACGACGACAAAGAGATCAAGAACGGCGCCCAGCTGATCGTGCGCGAGTCGCAGCAGGTCCAGTTCGTCGCCGCCGGCCAGTACGCCGATCTGTTCGGCCCGGGCAAGCACACGCTCAAGACCGAGAACATCCCGATCCTGTCCACCATCCTGGGCTGGAAGTACGGCTTCAACTCGCCGTTCAAGTGCGACGTCTACTACCTCAACACGCGCCTGTTCACCGGCAACAAGTGGGGCACGTCCAACCCGGTGATGATGCGCGACGCCGACTTCGGCGTGGTCCGCCTGCGCGCCTTCGGCACCTACGATTTCCGCATCGTCGACCCGCCCAAGTTCCTCAAGGAAGTGGCCGGCACCGACCAGAATTTCCGCCTCGACGAATTCGCCGACACCATGCGCTCGCGCATCGTCAGCGTGTTCACCGACGCCCTGGCCACGGCCAAGGTGCCGGCGCTGGACGTGGCCTCGCGCTATGGCGAACTCGGCGAAGCGCTCCTGCCGCTGATCAACCCGGCGATGACCGCCAAGTACGGCATCGAGATCACCGGCTTCGTGCTGGAGAACGTGTCGGTGCCGCCGGAAGTGGAGAAGGCGATCGACGCGCGCTCGAGCATGAGCGCGGTCGGCAACCTCAACGACTACGTCAAGTTCCAGATGGGCAGCGCGATGGGCCAGGGCGGCGACGCCGCCGCGGCCGCCGCGGTGCCGGCGCAGATGGCGGTCGGCTTCGGCATCGCCCAGGAAATGATGCGCAGCATGCAGAACGCCCAGCCCGCTGCGCCGGCGGCCGGCGCTGCCGCCGCGGCCGGCGCCGGCGCGCTGGAGGTGCTGACCCCGGAGCAGGCCGCCGCGACCCTGGGCGTGTCGGTCGAGGACGTGATGGCGGCGATCGCCGTCGGCGACCTCAAGGCGCGCAAGATCGGCTCCGCCACCCGCATCGCCAAGTCCGCACTCGAAGAATTCCTGCGCGGCTGA
- a CDS encoding zinc ribbon domain-containing protein, with product MDNATVGKHPCPECGGDLQWNASKQALACPYCGTVVPWSPAQEAQGTAVVELDLARALAEHPSEQRGYGGDAERREVQCRSCKAISVFVDGKVAQRCEFCGSPSIIAHESLGDAITPQSVLPFKFSDGQVRDAIRKWYGTRWFAPNRLKTAALTDTLKGVYLPYWTFDAHVAARWRAEAGYYYYETESYIENGQRRTREVRRVRWEPASGALQHFFDDELVPGTVGVHAGLLEQIGQFPTTTDLKAYSPEFVRGWLVERYQVDLRRASELNTESMQQQTRQLCANDVPGDTHRNLQVQADYSGRTFKHILVPVWLVSYTYGSRNFQVLANGYTGQIAGERPYSWVKIFFAALAALIVAVIVFGLFGGQR from the coding sequence ATGGACAACGCCACCGTCGGCAAACATCCCTGCCCGGAGTGCGGCGGGGATTTGCAATGGAATGCGTCCAAGCAGGCGCTGGCCTGCCCGTACTGCGGCACCGTGGTGCCGTGGTCGCCGGCGCAGGAAGCGCAGGGCACGGCCGTGGTCGAACTCGACCTGGCCCGGGCCTTGGCCGAGCACCCCAGCGAGCAGCGCGGCTACGGCGGCGACGCCGAGCGGCGCGAAGTGCAGTGCCGCAGCTGCAAGGCGATCTCGGTGTTCGTCGACGGCAAGGTCGCGCAGCGCTGCGAGTTCTGCGGCTCGCCCTCGATCATCGCCCACGAATCCCTCGGCGACGCGATCACTCCGCAGAGCGTGCTGCCGTTCAAGTTCAGCGACGGCCAGGTGCGCGACGCGATCCGCAAGTGGTACGGCACGCGCTGGTTCGCGCCGAACCGGCTCAAGACCGCGGCGCTGACCGACACCCTCAAGGGCGTGTACCTGCCGTACTGGACCTTCGACGCCCACGTCGCCGCGCGCTGGCGCGCCGAGGCCGGCTACTACTACTACGAGACCGAGAGCTACATCGAGAACGGCCAGCGCCGCACGCGCGAAGTGCGCAGGGTGCGCTGGGAACCGGCCTCGGGCGCGCTGCAGCATTTCTTCGACGACGAGCTGGTGCCGGGCACGGTCGGCGTGCATGCCGGCCTGCTGGAACAGATCGGCCAGTTCCCGACCACCACCGACCTCAAGGCCTACTCGCCGGAATTCGTGCGCGGCTGGCTGGTCGAGCGTTACCAGGTCGATCTGCGCCGCGCCTCCGAGCTCAACACCGAATCGATGCAGCAACAGACCCGGCAGCTGTGCGCCAACGACGTGCCCGGCGACACCCACCGCAACCTGCAGGTCCAGGCCGACTACAGCGGCCGCACCTTCAAGCACATCCTGGTGCCGGTGTGGCTGGTCAGCTACACCTACGGCTCGCGCAATTTCCAGGTCCTGGCCAACGGCTACACCGGCCAGATCGCCGGCGAGCGGCCCTACAGCTGGGTCAAGATCTTCTTCGCCGCACTGGCCGCGCTGATCGTCGCCGTGATCGTGTTCGGGCTGTTCGGCGGACAGCGCTGA
- a CDS encoding energy transducer TonB has product MIVANNDRQYSRLSAVKQVSVVLALGCALAACGKKEDAAPATDAAPTAAATAPAVTAQTAVSAKVSAMSVDQLREAARKAYVENRLYAPAEDNAVEYYLALREKAPADAAASSALTDLLPMTVIATEQSVGREDFSEAQRLSALIERADPQHPALARLKASVGAAQDAQAKRAEQEKLTAEEQAKKQAELEKQRQQQQQQQQQQAAQQLATQQAAERQAATQREAEQRAAEQRAAEQRASEQRAAAQRAAASERAAPAAAAPSELRAVSTPAPRYPPEALRAGQSGEVQVEFTVATDGSVTAARVVRSNPARVFDREAVNAVRKWRFQPVPSPVTTRRTIGFNPGGG; this is encoded by the coding sequence ATGATCGTCGCCAACAATGACCGGCAATACAGCCGGCTGTCCGCTGTAAAGCAGGTGTCCGTCGTGCTCGCGCTCGGATGCGCGCTGGCGGCCTGCGGAAAGAAGGAAGACGCCGCACCCGCCACGGACGCGGCGCCCACGGCCGCGGCCACCGCTCCGGCGGTGACTGCGCAGACCGCCGTCTCGGCCAAGGTTTCGGCCATGTCGGTGGATCAGTTGCGCGAAGCCGCGCGCAAGGCTTATGTCGAAAACCGCCTGTACGCCCCGGCCGAAGACAACGCGGTCGAGTACTACCTGGCCCTGCGCGAGAAGGCTCCGGCCGATGCGGCGGCGTCCAGCGCCCTGACCGACCTGCTGCCGATGACGGTCATCGCGACCGAACAGAGCGTGGGCCGGGAAGACTTCAGCGAAGCCCAGCGCCTGTCGGCGCTGATCGAACGCGCCGATCCGCAGCACCCGGCCCTGGCCCGGCTCAAGGCCAGCGTCGGCGCCGCCCAGGACGCCCAGGCCAAGCGCGCCGAGCAGGAAAAGCTGACCGCCGAAGAGCAGGCCAAGAAACAGGCCGAGCTCGAGAAGCAGCGTCAGCAGCAGCAGCAACAGCAACAGCAGCAGGCCGCCCAGCAACTGGCGACCCAGCAGGCCGCCGAGCGCCAGGCGGCGACGCAGCGCGAAGCCGAGCAGCGTGCGGCCGAGCAACGCGCCGCCGAACAGCGCGCCAGCGAGCAACGCGCCGCGGCGCAGCGGGCCGCGGCCAGCGAGCGCGCGGCCCCGGCCGCGGCGGCGCCGAGCGAACTGCGCGCGGTGTCGACTCCGGCTCCGCGTTACCCGCCCGAAGCCCTGCGCGCCGGCCAGTCCGGCGAAGTCCAGGTCGAGTTCACCGTCGCCACCGACGGTTCGGTCACCGCCGCGCGCGTGGTCCGTTCCAACCCGGCACGGGTGTTCGACCGCGAGGCGGTCAATGCGGTGCGCAAGTGGCGGTTCCAGCCGGTGCCGTCGCCGGTCACCACCCGCCGCACGATCGGCTTCAACCCGGGCGGCGGTTGA